The genomic window cactgtctccccatcaaacacacccaggacaggcacagcagggattagatacagaataaagctccctctgcactgtccccccatcaaacactcccaggacaggtacagcacagggttagatacagagtaaagctccctctgcactgtctccccatcaaacacacccaggacaggtacagcaggggattagatacagaataaagctccctctgcactgtccccccatcaaacactcccagggacaggtacagcacagggttagatacagagtaaagctccctctacactgtcccccatcaaacactcccagacaggtacagcacagggttagatacagagtaaagctccctctacactgttcccccatcaaacactcccaggacaggtacagcacggcgttagatacagagtaaagctccctcgacactgtccccatcaaacactcccaggacaaggtacagcacggggttagatacagagtaaggctcccctctacactgtccccatcaaacactcccaggacaggtaccacacagggttagatacagagtaaagctccctctacactgtttcccccatcaaacactcccaggacaggtagagcacggggttagatacagagtaaagctccctctacactgtcccccccatcaaacactcccaggacaggtacggcacggggttagatacagaataaagctccctctgcactgtcccctcatcaaacactcccaggacagggacagcatagggttagatacagagtaaagctccctctacactgttcccccatcaaacactcccaggacaggtacagcacggggttagatacagagtaaagctccctctacactgttcccccatcaaacactcccaggacaggtacagcacggggttagatacagagtaaagctcccctacactgtccccatcaaacactcccaggacaggtacagcacggggttagatacagagtaaagctccctctacactgtcccccatcaaacactcccaggacaggtacagcacggcgttagatacagagtaaagctccctctacactgtcccccatcaaacactctcaggacaggtacagcatggggttagatacagagtaaagctccctctacactgtccccatcaaacactcccaggacaggtacagcacggggttagatacagagtaaagctccctctacactgtccccatcaaacactcccaggtcaggtacagcacggggttagatatagagtaaagctccctctacactgtccccatcaaacactcccaggacagagtgAACCCTGACCTGTGCACTCCAAGTTTGACCTTTCACCTCTGTCGGGTCAGGGGTCGTGTGTGGTTCTCTGTGCTGTGAACAGGGGTGATCTCGGACATATTTGACCACTGGAGCCCCTTTAGCCACAGGGGAAGCGGACTTCCACTGTCCATCCATTGTAACTTGAACTTGCACCCTTTCCGTCCTGATCCCAGATTATTGAAGAGTGCAATCGGGAAGTGGGAATCATGAAGCAAATGGAAGAGATGATTCACATCGGGAAGAAACTGGAATTCGATAAGCTGAAGGTAACTTTTTCCAGCCCCTTTGACAATTCTATTCCCTGCTGGGACTGCATGGGggaactccgcccccccccccccctccatccttgCAAACCATCATCCTATCTCCCGACACCCAGGGAGAGGTTAACATtgcccagaaactgaattggacccgGACGTATAAATACCACGGCTACGAGAGCatgacagaggctgggaatcctgcggcgagttaCTCACCTCATCGGCAGGGGGGAGGGCAAtttgatgcgaggtaggtccattcagaagtctgacggcagcagggaagaagctgttcttgacttggttggcatgtgacctcaaacttttgtatctttttcccgacggaagaaggtggaagagagaatgtccggggcgcgtgggggggtccttaattctgctgcctgctttgccgaggcagcgggaagtgtagacagagtccatggaggggaggctggtttgcgtgatggattgggctacattcacaaccttttgtagttccttgcggtcttgggcagagcaggagcccagaccaagctgtgatacaaccagaaagaatgctttctatggcgcatctgtaaaagttggtgagcggcgcatttgtaaaagttggtgagtgtcgtagctgacatgccaaatttccttagtcttctgagaaagtagaggtgttggtggggctttcttaactatagtgtcggcatgggggggaccaggacaggttgttggtgatctggacacctaaaaacctgaagctctcgatcctttctacttcgtccccgttgatgtagacaggagcatgttctcctttacacttcctgaagtcgatgacaatctccttcgttttgttgacattgagggagagattattgtcgccgcaccagttccccagattctctatctcattcctgtactctgtctcgtcattgtttgagatccgacccactacggtggtgtcgtcagcgaaCTTGGAGAtgtaagttggaggggaatttggccaatataatgtaagcctactgtgacactcattaataaacttaaaatttaaagcAACCATTCTGGGGGAGTGCAAAATTTGCCCGATTACCAATGAGGGGAGTGGAAGATGAGCTTGAGTTGTTCTTCCAGAGAGCTAGGCTGCACACAACGGGCTGAGTGGCCATCTCTGGCGCGATTCTGTCACATTACGGGTGCTATTttgatgcaagttgttgttgtgattCATGCCCTGTTGCCAACAGGGTGGAGGGGTGGCTCCCAGTCGctaattccgcccccccccccccccaaaacctcctcccattcccatGATGCTTTATCTTTttctcccgcccctcccccctctccctccaggcCATTCCCATCATTTCCCAGCTCCGTCACTTGGAGAAGCGAGGCGAGGTGTCGGAGATCGTGTTCCGGGGGAACCTGTTTGGCGTGAAGCCCAAGGTGATGGCCCTGTACCTCTTCCTCTTCAACGACCTGCTGGTGATCACCAACAGGAAGAGGTGAGTCCGCCGCCATTGACCGAATGGCCGGTTCGCGTTTGAACCCCGTCTATCCCGCTCTCACTGGCGCCTcggagggttggggttgggggagtggggggggggggggcacgattGACGCCTTGGCTCGTCACTCCCGGCGCTGTGATCGTCCCAttggcgcacagcaagatcccacccacAGCGGATAATCCGTTGCAGCGTCAGGTCAGAGACGGATAGAATCGCAGTCttagagacatagaggtttatagcatggaaacaggcccttcagcccaaattgtccatgctgccctttttttttaagcccctaagctagtcccgattgcccacttttggcccatatccctctatacccatcggacccatgtaatgctttttaaaagacaacattgtacccgcctctactactacctctggcaggtaCTTTACTGATGTGgcgataccggcgttggactggggtaaacacagtaagaagttgaacaacaccaggttaaagtccaacaggtttatttggtagcaaaagccacacaagctttcggagctccaagccccttcttcaggtgagtgggaattctgttcacaaacagagcatataaagacacaaactcaatttacatgaataatggttggaatgtgaatacttacaactaatcaagtctttaagaaacaaaacaacgtgagtggagagagcatcaagacaggctaaaaagatgtgtattgtctccagacaagacagccagtgaaactctgcaggtccacgcaactgtgggggttacagatagtgtgacatgaacccaatatcccggttgaggccgtcctcgtgtgtgcggaacttggctatcagtttctgctcagcgactctgcgctgtccaaggcggccttcgcgacacacgacagcggccATTTTGTGCGGCGTGCCTGTAACCTGGCTGTGACCCTCTGCCCAGTGGCGACAGGTACCAGGTGGTAGACCATGCCCATCGGTCGCTGGTCGAGGTGCAGGAATGCAGCGCCAACTCCCTGGGAGCCGGCCTCGGGAACAGCTTCGTGTTGACTCTCCTGGAGAACCATCAGGGCAAGCAGTGCGACCGTCTCCTCAAGACCTCGACAGAGTGAGTAACCCCGTCTTTCCAGACGCttttcccccctccctttcccccccccccccttcccccccccccccccacaccccccttccccgaagCCTGCCAGCTATCCAGCCACCATCCACATTGACTCGAACGTGACCTCTGTTCCCAGGTCTGACCGTCACCGCTGGATGGACGCTTTGATGTCGGGCAAGCGGAACCTTCCGGAGGACTCCAGCGACGACAAGATCTACGAGCGCTGGGGTAAGTCCGCGCCTTTGTTTGGAACTGagcaagaagtctctcaacaccgggttagagtccaacaggtttatttggaatcacgagctttcggggcgctgctccttcctcaggtgagtggagagggagattcacaaacacggcatatacagacagaggcacaatcgcaagataatggttggacaaTTCacccctctttaacctgtgattatccctctctccactcgcactgtctgtacctggaaagacctgattacctgtaaagactcgc from Mustelus asterias chromosome 31, sMusAst1.hap1.1, whole genome shotgun sequence includes these protein-coding regions:
- the LOC144481723 gene encoding ephexin-1-like; the encoded protein is MKQMEEMIHIGKKLEFDKLKAIPIISQLRHLEKRGEVSEIVFRGNLFGVKPKVMALYLFLFNDLLVITNRKSGDRYQVVDHAHRSLVEVQECSANSLGAGLGNSFVLTLLENHQGKQCDRLLKTSTESDRHRWMDALMSGKRNLPEDSSDDKIYERWDCPQMQCLIAYSAQQADELSLDPADIINITRKSPEGWYEGCKLSTGRRGWFPSANVQEITNEHVRRRNLRERYRLLQAAQHQTRDSEASKKADVPF